A window of Choloepus didactylus isolate mChoDid1 chromosome 21, mChoDid1.pri, whole genome shotgun sequence contains these coding sequences:
- the MEFV gene encoding pyrin isoform X1: protein MAKTPSDHLLFSLEELVPYDFEKFKFKLQNTSLEKEQPRIPRGLLQMAGPVKVASLLINHYGEEYALRLTMQVLRAINQRLLAEELLRAAGQECPLQEGVTDSSATSCSSGETKPKSLKIPDGPESSGQQQRGNGSPSLLSSQPEAEKGSQKRYPGKRREEKGSEGPEGQGKQGARGTTRISRRNIFLSPGRVPWEKEKESPRLRRNAFSSSGLSELSIRSFSGSLGRTAIRKSETHLPSGKKRPKSLEFAIPSGERGPPNSETLLMQDGTRISPDSTAIPRKVATLYVEATVAPEQGSRNPEVAVTLEGLAFKNTLDNASQTGEKTWGHTESTDHSKENGIGSPEAPVPLGEMVDSALHGPANPQVFPSLGRKGSQNPEDPPSLQITAYEGRPQDTAAYSFCQAQEGDQVCGPCVHGSCSCSVASGDSGGHSSSCPLYQAPLPRQCSKSREQPKDPQVASLGSDPPPQCERHMKQPRLLFCEDHREAVCLICSLSQEHRGHQVRPIEEVAFECKEQIKRQLEHLKDLKKYGEEQKSEGDKETANFLKQIETQKQRVQGQLEQLCRFLEEQQQHFVAWLEALGQSICQVGGAYGTRVSQDIAFLDELIGGLEAKQCQLAWELMQDIGDTLHRAKTVAVPESWATPPEVKEKLHLLYRRSESVEKSMKNFSETLRLEMGTFHDEPGGAVSELTGAQAHAVNVTLDAETAHPNLIFSNDLKSVRLGNKEKQLPRGSERFDSCIMALGSQTFLSGRQYWEVEVGDKTGWVLGVCEASISKKGNMALSPENGYWVVIMTKEKEYQASTLPPTRLRLREPPKRVGVFLNCEAGDISFYNVMAKSHIYTFTCSSSGPLQPIFSPGAHDGRKNREPLIICPVGGREPH from the exons ATGGCCAAGACCCCCAGCGACCACCTGCTGTTCTCCCTGGAGGAGCTGGTGCCCTATGACTTTGAGAAGTTCAAGTTCAAACTGCAGAACACCAGCCTGGAGAAGGAGCAGCCCCGCATCCCCCGGGGCCTGCTGCAGATGGCAGGGCCAGTGAAGGTGGCCTCTCTGCTCATCAACCACTACGGGGAGGAGTATGCCCTGCGGCTGACCATGCAGGTGCTGCGGGCCATCAACCAGCGCCTCCTGGCAGAGGAGCTCCTTAGAGCCGCTGGGCAGG AGTGTCCACTACAAGAAGGAGTCACGGACAGTTCTGCGACATCTTGTTCCTCCGGGGAGACTAAGCCCAAGAGCCTGAAGATACCAGATGGCCCAGAAAGTTCCGGGCAGCAGCAAAGGGGCAATGGGTCGCCCAGCCTGCTGTCCAGCCAGCCTGAGGCTGAGAAAGGGTCCCAGAAGAGGTACCCAGGCAAACGGAGAGAGGAGAAGGGCTCCGAGGGCCCAGAGGGGCAGGGCAAGCAAGGGGCCAGGGGCACAACTCGGATTTCCAGGAGGAACATTTTCCTGTCTCCGGGCAGGGTGCcctgggagaaggagaaggagagtcCCAGGCTGCGCAGGAACGCCTTCTCGTCCAGCGGGCTCTCCGAGCTCTCCATCCGGTCATTTTCTGGGTCCTTGGGAAGGACAGCGATCAGGAAATCTGAAACACATTTACCCTCAGGAAAGAAGAGACCCAAAAGTCTCGAATTTGCCATTCCTTCAGgagagagaggacccccaaattCAGAAACCCTTCTGATGCAGGATGGGACAAGAATCAGTCCAGACTCAACAGCCATTCCCAGAAAAGTGGCCACTCTGTATGTAGAGGCTACTGTGGCTCCAGAGCAAGGTTCCAGGAATCCAGAAGTTGCCGTGACTCTGGAGGGGCTGGCATTCAAGAACACACTTGACAATGCTTCACAGACTGGGGAGAAGACCTGGGGGCATACGGAATCCACAGACCACTCTAAAGAGAATGGAATTGGGAGTCCAGAGGCCCCTGTGCCCTTGGGGGAAATGGTAGACAGTGCACTCCATGGGCCTGCAAATCCACAAGTCTTTCCATCACTGGGGAGGAAAGGATCCCAGAATCCAGAAGATCCGCCATCCTTACAAATTACAGCCTATGAAG GGAGGCCGCAGGACACGGCTGCGTATTCCTTTTGCCAGGCCCAGGAAGGAGACCAGGTTTGTGGTCCCTGTGTGCATGGTTCCTGCAGCTGCTCTGTTGCTTCTGGGGACTCAGGTGGCCACTCGTCCAGCTGCCCACTGTACCAGGCCCCACTCCCACGGCAATGCTCAAAAAGCCGGGAGCAGCCAAAGGACCCGCAGGTGGCCAGCCTCGGCTCCGATCCCCCACCGCAGTGTGAGCGGCACATGAAGCAGCCCCGCCTGCTCTTCTGCGAGGACCACCGGGAGGCCGTGTGCCTCATCTGCAGCCTGAGCCAGGAGCACCGAGGCCATCAGGTGCGCCCCATCGAGGAGGTGGCTTTTGAATGCAAG GAGCAAATTAAGAGGCAGCTGGAGCATCTGAAGGATTTGAAAAAGTATGGGGAGGAGCAGAAATCCGAGGGGGATAAGGAAACAGCAAACTTCCTG AAGCAAATCGAAACTCAGAAGCAGAGGGTGCAGGGCCAGCTGGAGCAGCTGTGCCGGTTTCTGGAGGAGCAACAACAGCACTTCGTGGCCTGGCTGGAGGCGCTGGGCCAGTCCATCTGCCAGGTCGGGGGTGCGTACGGCACCCGTGTGTCCCAGGACATCGCCTTTCTCGACGAGCTCATTGGGGGGCTGGAAGCCAAGCAGTGCCAACTGGCTTGGGAGCTTATGCAG GACATCGGAGACACCCTGCACAG GGCCAAGACAGTGGCCGTCCCTGAGTCGTGGGCCACCCCTCCAGAGGTGAAAGAGAAGCTGCACCTCCTCTACCGGCGATCGGAGTCTGTGGAGAAGAGCATGAAGAACTTCTCGG aaACCCTCCGTCTGGAAATGGGGACTTTCCACGATGAGCCTGGTGGAGCTG TTTCAGAGCTGACAGGTGCTCAGGCCCATGCGG TGAACGTGACTCTGGATGCAGAAACTGCCCATCCTAACCTCATCTTCTCCAACGATCTGAAGAGTGTGAGACTTGGAAACAAGGAGAAGCAGCTGCCCCGTGGCTCAGAAAGATTCGATAGCTGCATCATGGCCCTGGGCTCTCAAACCTTCCTCTCTGGTCGCCAATACtgggaggtggaagtgggagacAAAACGGGGTGGGTCCTGGGAGTGTGTGAGGCGTCCATTAGCAAGAAGGGTAACATGGCCCTGTCACCCGAGAACGGCTACTGGGTGGTGATAATGACGAAGGAGAAAGAATACCAGGCCTCCACCTTGCCCCCCACCCGTCTACGGCTGAGGGAGCCTCCCAAGCGGGTGGGCGTCTTCCTGAACTGTGAGGCCGGAGACATTTCCTTTTATAACGTGATGGCCAAATCCCACATCTACACATTCACTTGCTCTTCCTCCGGGCCCCTTCAACCCATCTTCAGCCCTGGTGCGCATGACGGAAGGAAGAACAGGGAGCCTCTCATCATCTGTCCAGTGGGTGGTCGGGAGCCTCACTGA
- the MEFV gene encoding pyrin isoform X2 encodes MAKTPSDHLLFSLEELVPYDFEKFKFKLQNTSLEKEQPRIPRGLLQMAGPVKVASLLINHYGEEYALRLTMQVLRAINQRLLAEELLRAAGQECPLQEGVTDSSATSCSSGETKPKSLKIPDGPESSGQQQRGNGSPSLLSSQPEAEKGSQKRYPGKRREEKGSEGPEGQGKQGARGTTRISRRNIFLSPGRVPWEKEKESPRLRRNAFSSSGLSELSIRSFSGSLGRTAIRKSETHLPSGKKRPKSLEFAIPSGERGPPNSETLLMQDGTRISPDSTAIPRKVATLYVEATVAPEQGSRNPEVAVTLEGLAFKNTLDNASQTGEKTWGHTESTDHSKENGIGSPEAPVPLGEMVDSALHGPANPQVFPSLGRKGSQNPEDPPSLQITAYEGGHSSSCPLYQAPLPRQCSKSREQPKDPQVASLGSDPPPQCERHMKQPRLLFCEDHREAVCLICSLSQEHRGHQVRPIEEVAFECKEQIKRQLEHLKDLKKYGEEQKSEGDKETANFLKQIETQKQRVQGQLEQLCRFLEEQQQHFVAWLEALGQSICQVGGAYGTRVSQDIAFLDELIGGLEAKQCQLAWELMQDIGDTLHRAKTVAVPESWATPPEVKEKLHLLYRRSESVEKSMKNFSETLRLEMGTFHDEPGGAVSELTGAQAHAVNVTLDAETAHPNLIFSNDLKSVRLGNKEKQLPRGSERFDSCIMALGSQTFLSGRQYWEVEVGDKTGWVLGVCEASISKKGNMALSPENGYWVVIMTKEKEYQASTLPPTRLRLREPPKRVGVFLNCEAGDISFYNVMAKSHIYTFTCSSSGPLQPIFSPGAHDGRKNREPLIICPVGGREPH; translated from the exons ATGGCCAAGACCCCCAGCGACCACCTGCTGTTCTCCCTGGAGGAGCTGGTGCCCTATGACTTTGAGAAGTTCAAGTTCAAACTGCAGAACACCAGCCTGGAGAAGGAGCAGCCCCGCATCCCCCGGGGCCTGCTGCAGATGGCAGGGCCAGTGAAGGTGGCCTCTCTGCTCATCAACCACTACGGGGAGGAGTATGCCCTGCGGCTGACCATGCAGGTGCTGCGGGCCATCAACCAGCGCCTCCTGGCAGAGGAGCTCCTTAGAGCCGCTGGGCAGG AGTGTCCACTACAAGAAGGAGTCACGGACAGTTCTGCGACATCTTGTTCCTCCGGGGAGACTAAGCCCAAGAGCCTGAAGATACCAGATGGCCCAGAAAGTTCCGGGCAGCAGCAAAGGGGCAATGGGTCGCCCAGCCTGCTGTCCAGCCAGCCTGAGGCTGAGAAAGGGTCCCAGAAGAGGTACCCAGGCAAACGGAGAGAGGAGAAGGGCTCCGAGGGCCCAGAGGGGCAGGGCAAGCAAGGGGCCAGGGGCACAACTCGGATTTCCAGGAGGAACATTTTCCTGTCTCCGGGCAGGGTGCcctgggagaaggagaaggagagtcCCAGGCTGCGCAGGAACGCCTTCTCGTCCAGCGGGCTCTCCGAGCTCTCCATCCGGTCATTTTCTGGGTCCTTGGGAAGGACAGCGATCAGGAAATCTGAAACACATTTACCCTCAGGAAAGAAGAGACCCAAAAGTCTCGAATTTGCCATTCCTTCAGgagagagaggacccccaaattCAGAAACCCTTCTGATGCAGGATGGGACAAGAATCAGTCCAGACTCAACAGCCATTCCCAGAAAAGTGGCCACTCTGTATGTAGAGGCTACTGTGGCTCCAGAGCAAGGTTCCAGGAATCCAGAAGTTGCCGTGACTCTGGAGGGGCTGGCATTCAAGAACACACTTGACAATGCTTCACAGACTGGGGAGAAGACCTGGGGGCATACGGAATCCACAGACCACTCTAAAGAGAATGGAATTGGGAGTCCAGAGGCCCCTGTGCCCTTGGGGGAAATGGTAGACAGTGCACTCCATGGGCCTGCAAATCCACAAGTCTTTCCATCACTGGGGAGGAAAGGATCCCAGAATCCAGAAGATCCGCCATCCTTACAAATTACAGCCTATGAAG GTGGCCACTCGTCCAGCTGCCCACTGTACCAGGCCCCACTCCCACGGCAATGCTCAAAAAGCCGGGAGCAGCCAAAGGACCCGCAGGTGGCCAGCCTCGGCTCCGATCCCCCACCGCAGTGTGAGCGGCACATGAAGCAGCCCCGCCTGCTCTTCTGCGAGGACCACCGGGAGGCCGTGTGCCTCATCTGCAGCCTGAGCCAGGAGCACCGAGGCCATCAGGTGCGCCCCATCGAGGAGGTGGCTTTTGAATGCAAG GAGCAAATTAAGAGGCAGCTGGAGCATCTGAAGGATTTGAAAAAGTATGGGGAGGAGCAGAAATCCGAGGGGGATAAGGAAACAGCAAACTTCCTG AAGCAAATCGAAACTCAGAAGCAGAGGGTGCAGGGCCAGCTGGAGCAGCTGTGCCGGTTTCTGGAGGAGCAACAACAGCACTTCGTGGCCTGGCTGGAGGCGCTGGGCCAGTCCATCTGCCAGGTCGGGGGTGCGTACGGCACCCGTGTGTCCCAGGACATCGCCTTTCTCGACGAGCTCATTGGGGGGCTGGAAGCCAAGCAGTGCCAACTGGCTTGGGAGCTTATGCAG GACATCGGAGACACCCTGCACAG GGCCAAGACAGTGGCCGTCCCTGAGTCGTGGGCCACCCCTCCAGAGGTGAAAGAGAAGCTGCACCTCCTCTACCGGCGATCGGAGTCTGTGGAGAAGAGCATGAAGAACTTCTCGG aaACCCTCCGTCTGGAAATGGGGACTTTCCACGATGAGCCTGGTGGAGCTG TTTCAGAGCTGACAGGTGCTCAGGCCCATGCGG TGAACGTGACTCTGGATGCAGAAACTGCCCATCCTAACCTCATCTTCTCCAACGATCTGAAGAGTGTGAGACTTGGAAACAAGGAGAAGCAGCTGCCCCGTGGCTCAGAAAGATTCGATAGCTGCATCATGGCCCTGGGCTCTCAAACCTTCCTCTCTGGTCGCCAATACtgggaggtggaagtgggagacAAAACGGGGTGGGTCCTGGGAGTGTGTGAGGCGTCCATTAGCAAGAAGGGTAACATGGCCCTGTCACCCGAGAACGGCTACTGGGTGGTGATAATGACGAAGGAGAAAGAATACCAGGCCTCCACCTTGCCCCCCACCCGTCTACGGCTGAGGGAGCCTCCCAAGCGGGTGGGCGTCTTCCTGAACTGTGAGGCCGGAGACATTTCCTTTTATAACGTGATGGCCAAATCCCACATCTACACATTCACTTGCTCTTCCTCCGGGCCCCTTCAACCCATCTTCAGCCCTGGTGCGCATGACGGAAGGAAGAACAGGGAGCCTCTCATCATCTGTCCAGTGGGTGGTCGGGAGCCTCACTGA
- the MEFV gene encoding pyrin isoform X4 codes for MAKTPSDHLLFSLEELVPYDFEKFKFKLQNTSLEKEQPRIPRGLLQMAGPVKVASLLINHYGEEYALRLTMQVLRAINQRLLAEELLRAAGQECPLQEGVTDSSATSCSSGETKPKSLKIPDGPESSGQQQRGNGSPSLLSSQPEAEKGSQKRYPGKRREEKGSEGPEGQGKQGARGTTRISRRNIFLSPGRVPWEKEKESPRLRRNAFSSSGLSELSIRSFSGSLGRTAIRKSETHLPSGKKRPKSLEFAIPSGERGPPNSETLLMQDGTRISPDSTAIPRKVATLYVEATVAPEQGSRNPEVAVTLEGLAFKNTLDNASQTGEKTWGHTESTDHSKENGIGSPEAPVPLGEMVDSALHGPANPQVFPSLGRKGSQNPEDPPSLQITAYEGRPQDTAAYSFCQAQEGDQVCGPCVHGSCSCSVASGDSGGHSSSCPLYQAPLPRQCSKSREQPKDPQVASLGSDPPPQCERHMKQPRLLFCEDHREAVCLICSLSQEHRGHQVRPIEEVAFECKEQIKRQLEHLKDLKKYGEEQKSEGDKETANFLKQIETQKQRVQGQLEQLCRFLEEQQQHFVAWLEALGQSICQVGGAYGTRVSQDIAFLDELIGGLEAKQCQLAWELMQDIGDTLHRLLPSPAAPKNVPDSHRENGSPIRRENMGLKTGKNKHSYAGMWQVLPEKLALWIDPMQFALRKL; via the exons ATGGCCAAGACCCCCAGCGACCACCTGCTGTTCTCCCTGGAGGAGCTGGTGCCCTATGACTTTGAGAAGTTCAAGTTCAAACTGCAGAACACCAGCCTGGAGAAGGAGCAGCCCCGCATCCCCCGGGGCCTGCTGCAGATGGCAGGGCCAGTGAAGGTGGCCTCTCTGCTCATCAACCACTACGGGGAGGAGTATGCCCTGCGGCTGACCATGCAGGTGCTGCGGGCCATCAACCAGCGCCTCCTGGCAGAGGAGCTCCTTAGAGCCGCTGGGCAGG AGTGTCCACTACAAGAAGGAGTCACGGACAGTTCTGCGACATCTTGTTCCTCCGGGGAGACTAAGCCCAAGAGCCTGAAGATACCAGATGGCCCAGAAAGTTCCGGGCAGCAGCAAAGGGGCAATGGGTCGCCCAGCCTGCTGTCCAGCCAGCCTGAGGCTGAGAAAGGGTCCCAGAAGAGGTACCCAGGCAAACGGAGAGAGGAGAAGGGCTCCGAGGGCCCAGAGGGGCAGGGCAAGCAAGGGGCCAGGGGCACAACTCGGATTTCCAGGAGGAACATTTTCCTGTCTCCGGGCAGGGTGCcctgggagaaggagaaggagagtcCCAGGCTGCGCAGGAACGCCTTCTCGTCCAGCGGGCTCTCCGAGCTCTCCATCCGGTCATTTTCTGGGTCCTTGGGAAGGACAGCGATCAGGAAATCTGAAACACATTTACCCTCAGGAAAGAAGAGACCCAAAAGTCTCGAATTTGCCATTCCTTCAGgagagagaggacccccaaattCAGAAACCCTTCTGATGCAGGATGGGACAAGAATCAGTCCAGACTCAACAGCCATTCCCAGAAAAGTGGCCACTCTGTATGTAGAGGCTACTGTGGCTCCAGAGCAAGGTTCCAGGAATCCAGAAGTTGCCGTGACTCTGGAGGGGCTGGCATTCAAGAACACACTTGACAATGCTTCACAGACTGGGGAGAAGACCTGGGGGCATACGGAATCCACAGACCACTCTAAAGAGAATGGAATTGGGAGTCCAGAGGCCCCTGTGCCCTTGGGGGAAATGGTAGACAGTGCACTCCATGGGCCTGCAAATCCACAAGTCTTTCCATCACTGGGGAGGAAAGGATCCCAGAATCCAGAAGATCCGCCATCCTTACAAATTACAGCCTATGAAG GGAGGCCGCAGGACACGGCTGCGTATTCCTTTTGCCAGGCCCAGGAAGGAGACCAGGTTTGTGGTCCCTGTGTGCATGGTTCCTGCAGCTGCTCTGTTGCTTCTGGGGACTCAGGTGGCCACTCGTCCAGCTGCCCACTGTACCAGGCCCCACTCCCACGGCAATGCTCAAAAAGCCGGGAGCAGCCAAAGGACCCGCAGGTGGCCAGCCTCGGCTCCGATCCCCCACCGCAGTGTGAGCGGCACATGAAGCAGCCCCGCCTGCTCTTCTGCGAGGACCACCGGGAGGCCGTGTGCCTCATCTGCAGCCTGAGCCAGGAGCACCGAGGCCATCAGGTGCGCCCCATCGAGGAGGTGGCTTTTGAATGCAAG GAGCAAATTAAGAGGCAGCTGGAGCATCTGAAGGATTTGAAAAAGTATGGGGAGGAGCAGAAATCCGAGGGGGATAAGGAAACAGCAAACTTCCTG AAGCAAATCGAAACTCAGAAGCAGAGGGTGCAGGGCCAGCTGGAGCAGCTGTGCCGGTTTCTGGAGGAGCAACAACAGCACTTCGTGGCCTGGCTGGAGGCGCTGGGCCAGTCCATCTGCCAGGTCGGGGGTGCGTACGGCACCCGTGTGTCCCAGGACATCGCCTTTCTCGACGAGCTCATTGGGGGGCTGGAAGCCAAGCAGTGCCAACTGGCTTGGGAGCTTATGCAG GACATCGGAGACACCCTGCACAG GCTCCTCCCATCTCCTGCTGCTCCTAAGAATGTTCCGGATTCACATAGGGAGAATGGAAGCCCGATCAGGAGGGAGAACATGGGGTTGAAGACAGGAAAGAATAAACACAGTTATGCTGGGATGTGGCAGGTGCTGCCTGAGAAACTTGCCTTGTGGATTGATCCTATGCAATTCGCCTTACGAAAACTGTAG
- the MEFV gene encoding pyrin isoform X3, with protein sequence MAKTPSDHLLFSLEELVPYDFEKFKFKLQNTSLEKEQPRIPRGLLQMAGPVKVASLLINHYGEEYALRLTMQVLRAINQRLLAEELLRAAGQECPLQEGVTDSSATSCSSGETKPKSLKIPDGPESSGQQQRGNGSPSLLSSQPEAEKGSQKRYPGKRREEKGSEGPEGQGKQGARGTTRISRRNIFLSPGRVPWEKEKESPRLRRNAFSSSGLSELSIRSFSGSLGRTAIRKSETHLPSGKKRPKSLEFAIPSGERGPPNSETLLMQDGTRISPDSTAIPRKVATLYVEATVAPEQGSRNPEVAVTLEGLAFKNTLDNASQTGEKTWGHTESTDHSKENGIGSPEAPVPLGEMVDSALHGPANPQVFPSLGRKGSQNPEDPPSLQITAYEGRPQDTAAYSFCQAQEGDQVCGPCVHGSCSCSVASGDSGGHSSSCPLYQAPLPRQCSKSREQPKDPQVASLGSDPPPQCERHMKQPRLLFCEDHREAVCLICSLSQEHRGHQVRPIEEVAFECKEQIKRQLEHLKDLKKYGEEQKSEGDKETANFLFCNATDFSNCNFVASWKGVQLLVRLIPFSLEALRSAPRAFVLLQPFGGPGPASLSGFPTPDEPSQVCAHHTSKGNGGKTKGQSGGRLANGGKMKTPSWKKLAGSSGGGGQSGYPGGRGPCGEETRKAQPWWEDNRGAQHLPVHEGRGGQVH encoded by the exons ATGGCCAAGACCCCCAGCGACCACCTGCTGTTCTCCCTGGAGGAGCTGGTGCCCTATGACTTTGAGAAGTTCAAGTTCAAACTGCAGAACACCAGCCTGGAGAAGGAGCAGCCCCGCATCCCCCGGGGCCTGCTGCAGATGGCAGGGCCAGTGAAGGTGGCCTCTCTGCTCATCAACCACTACGGGGAGGAGTATGCCCTGCGGCTGACCATGCAGGTGCTGCGGGCCATCAACCAGCGCCTCCTGGCAGAGGAGCTCCTTAGAGCCGCTGGGCAGG AGTGTCCACTACAAGAAGGAGTCACGGACAGTTCTGCGACATCTTGTTCCTCCGGGGAGACTAAGCCCAAGAGCCTGAAGATACCAGATGGCCCAGAAAGTTCCGGGCAGCAGCAAAGGGGCAATGGGTCGCCCAGCCTGCTGTCCAGCCAGCCTGAGGCTGAGAAAGGGTCCCAGAAGAGGTACCCAGGCAAACGGAGAGAGGAGAAGGGCTCCGAGGGCCCAGAGGGGCAGGGCAAGCAAGGGGCCAGGGGCACAACTCGGATTTCCAGGAGGAACATTTTCCTGTCTCCGGGCAGGGTGCcctgggagaaggagaaggagagtcCCAGGCTGCGCAGGAACGCCTTCTCGTCCAGCGGGCTCTCCGAGCTCTCCATCCGGTCATTTTCTGGGTCCTTGGGAAGGACAGCGATCAGGAAATCTGAAACACATTTACCCTCAGGAAAGAAGAGACCCAAAAGTCTCGAATTTGCCATTCCTTCAGgagagagaggacccccaaattCAGAAACCCTTCTGATGCAGGATGGGACAAGAATCAGTCCAGACTCAACAGCCATTCCCAGAAAAGTGGCCACTCTGTATGTAGAGGCTACTGTGGCTCCAGAGCAAGGTTCCAGGAATCCAGAAGTTGCCGTGACTCTGGAGGGGCTGGCATTCAAGAACACACTTGACAATGCTTCACAGACTGGGGAGAAGACCTGGGGGCATACGGAATCCACAGACCACTCTAAAGAGAATGGAATTGGGAGTCCAGAGGCCCCTGTGCCCTTGGGGGAAATGGTAGACAGTGCACTCCATGGGCCTGCAAATCCACAAGTCTTTCCATCACTGGGGAGGAAAGGATCCCAGAATCCAGAAGATCCGCCATCCTTACAAATTACAGCCTATGAAG GGAGGCCGCAGGACACGGCTGCGTATTCCTTTTGCCAGGCCCAGGAAGGAGACCAGGTTTGTGGTCCCTGTGTGCATGGTTCCTGCAGCTGCTCTGTTGCTTCTGGGGACTCAGGTGGCCACTCGTCCAGCTGCCCACTGTACCAGGCCCCACTCCCACGGCAATGCTCAAAAAGCCGGGAGCAGCCAAAGGACCCGCAGGTGGCCAGCCTCGGCTCCGATCCCCCACCGCAGTGTGAGCGGCACATGAAGCAGCCCCGCCTGCTCTTCTGCGAGGACCACCGGGAGGCCGTGTGCCTCATCTGCAGCCTGAGCCAGGAGCACCGAGGCCATCAGGTGCGCCCCATCGAGGAGGTGGCTTTTGAATGCAAG GAGCAAATTAAGAGGCAGCTGGAGCATCTGAAGGATTTGAAAAAGTATGGGGAGGAGCAGAAATCCGAGGGGGATAAGGAAACAGCAAACTTCCTG TTTTGCAATGCCACGGATTTCAGTAATTGCAACTTTGTGGCCTCTTGGAAGGGTGTCCAGCTTCTTGTGAGGCTGATTCCATTTTCCCTGGAAGCCCTGAGATCTGCACCCAGAGCCTTTGTGCTTCTACAGCCTTTTGGTGGGCCGGGTCCCGCCTCCCTCTCTGGGTTCCCAACTCCTGACGAGCCAAGTCAAGTCTGTGCCCACCACACCTCAAAGGGAAATGGGGGAAAAACCAAAGGGCAGAGTGGGGGGAGACTTGCGAATGGTGGTAAAATGAAAACCCCTTCCTGGAAGAAGCTGGCTGGGAGCAGCGGAGGGGGGGGGCAGTCGGGGTACCCCGGTGGCAGAGGGCCCTGTGGAGAGGAGACTCGTAAAGCTCAGCCTTGGTGGGAGGACAACAGAGGAGCTCAACATCTGCCCGTGCATGAAGGACGTGGCGGTCAAGTCCACTGA